The nucleotide sequence CTTACAAGGATGAATATTCGTTTCATTAAGGGCAGTTCGTGGACAATGGATGCAGCCGATCAGAAGACAATGGATCAGAAAATTGTCTTAAAGACTGTGGCAAGTTTTACGCAGCGTCTCCAGGTTCATGTGAATCGAGTTTAATAGATCGCCAGACGACAGGACCAAATGTGATCCGCTCCAGTACATGTTGTGATACACTGGATCTTCATCGATAGTTGATTTGTAACAAGGGGAGACTGATTCATGAACATGTCCACGGTACAATTAATGCTTGCTTACCTGTTCGTGAGATCCAGGTTTCCTTTTCAGGTCTCAAATGAAACGTGTTTGAATACAGTTGCTGGTCTGAAAGCTGGCAGGAGTCTCTCTTCTTCAAGCTCTTTTCATAAATCTGTAGAAAGGATGATCCTCTTTCTTATTGTGGATAAAACTCTCTGTCAGTCCACTCCAGATTGATGATATGTGCAAACTGCTGCATATTGTCTGCAAGATTCTGCAGATGGGGTAAGCAAAAGCACGGGCTTCAACTCATTGAGAAATTACAATTACCGACTAAAATATTTTGTGTACAAAAGAGTTTAGAATGATCTGTTCCAGCAGGATGGCTGTTCGGGGATGTTATTGCGAACACTCATCTCTGCAGGGAGAGAAATGTATGGCGGGCGGGATCCTATAGATGTTTCATGTCTACAAGACGCGAGTCAGTCGCGGATTTCAACTGGCAATCGGTGGTCTGGCTCTCCTGAGTCTCACAGGACTGATAGTGACTCTTTGGATTCTCGCGGATTTCCAACGTGAACAGGAAATAGTAGCGCGGATTATACGAGATCTGCCTGACAGTGATCTGGCTGTCGCGAGGGAACTGGCGGGGGAATTACGATTTCAGTCACAGTTATCAATCCTGCTGGTATTGAATCTCTGTGTTACCGCAGTTGCTCTGGCTTTGCTGGTTCGCGCCTATTTAAATAGTGAACGTTCTTTACGTGAGGTCAAAGTTCTGGCAAGTGATGTGCTGGCCAGCATGGATCAGGGAGTCCTGACGACAGATCGAGAGGAAGTCATCACCAGTATCAATCCGCGCGGAATGGAATTACTCGGCCTGCATGGGAATGTTATTGATCAGCCTTTATCTGTCGTTGGCATAGAACACACCCTGCTGTCGGTGATCTGCAGTCATGTCAATGCGCATCATTCCCCTGTCAGAGACTGTGATTATACGATTACAACACAGGGACATGAACAGACTCTCCGGGCAGGGTGCAGTTTACTGAGGAATGAGCAACAGGAAGAACTGGGGACCGTGCTCCACGTTCGCGATGTGACAGAGCGCGCTTTGATGGAACAGAGACTGCGCAGAATGGAACGATATGCAGGTCTGGGGTCACTCGCTACGGGGTTGCAACACGAAATTAAAAATCCACTGAGTGCTCTCTCTCTGCATGTTCAACTATTGGATGAAGCTCTCATGGGGCAGACGACCAGCGAAGATGTCAATGAAATGCTGGGGGTAATTCATACTGAAATTATCCGCCTGACAGCCGTTCTGGAGGGATTTCGCGACTATGCCTCCATGTCTGAGCCAGGCCGTACGGACGTTGATCTGGGAACCTTAATCAAAAAGTTAGCGCGGTTTATTCGACCTCAGGCAGAACAGCAGCACGTCAAAGTGGAGGTAAATCTTGCAGAAGAAAACCTCCCTGCCATAAAAGCAGATTCTGTTCACATGGATCAGGTGCTCCTGAATCTGGCATTGAATGCACTGCAGGCCATGCCTGAGGGGGGGATTCTTTCAATTGGTTTACAGCAGGAAGGGGAATGGCTGCGTATAAAGGTGTCCGATAGCGGTAAGGGAATTCCAGCCGAGTACCGTGATCGCATCTTTGATCCTTATTTTACAACCCGTAATGACGGAACCGGCATGGGACTTGCTCTATGTGAAAAGATTGTAAGACAGCATGATGGTACCATTGATTTGAAGACGGGTGCTGGTGGAACTGCTTTTTCAGTACTATTGCCAATAAACGAGAAACCATGAATTCTGATGGATTTGGAATACTGATCATCGATGATGAACCCAACATTCGTTCGGGGCTGGCAAAAGGTTTAGCGCGCGAAGCCGATGTGTTAGAGACGGCACAAGATGCAGAACAAGGGCTTGCTAAATTCCGAGAAGGTTTTTTTCAGTTGGTCATTGCCGATGTTCGCTTGCCGGGAAAAATGGACGGGCTCGAATTAATTGATCAGATTCTACACATCCGTCCGCAGACAACAACGATCCTCATAACGGCCCATGGAACCGTGGAAACAGCGGTGAAATCCATGCGCCTGGGGGCATTTGATTTTATCACCAAGCCTCTGGATCTGGACCTGATTCGACATCAGGTTCGCAAAGCGCGAGAGCATCATCGTTTACAGATTGAGAATCTTGAATTAAGAAATCGCCTGGTTAATGCCGGTGAAGTTTCCGGTATCATTGGAAACTGTGCCGCGATGAATGATGTGTTTCAGCAGATACGTCAGGTGGCAGCGACCGATGCGACGATTCTGATTCAGGGGGAAAGTGGCACCGGGAAAGAACTGGTTGCCCGTGCCGTGCATGATTTAAGTAATCGTTGCAGCGGTCCCTTTATTGCCGTGAACCTCGGTGCCATGCCCGAAACGCTTCTTGAAAGTGAATTATTCGGACATGAAAAAGGGTCGTTCAGCGGTGCAACCCGACAGAAGCCGGGCTGCTTCGAGCAGGCCCAGGGAGGATCCCTGTTTCTGGACGAAGTGACAGAGATGCCAGCCAAAAGCCAGGTCGATTTACTCCGCGTCCTGGAAACGCAGCAGTTCATGCGAGTGGGAGGAGAAGAAGTATTTATCAGTGACGCCCGGATTATCTCTGCGACCAATAAATCGGTTGAGCCACTGATTGAGGACGGCTCCTTTCGTGAGGATCTGTTTTATCGACTGAATGTAATCCCGATTCAGATACCGGCGCTCCGCGAACGTAAAGATGATATTCCCCTGTTGATCGAACATTTCCTGACGCACTTCTGCCAGAGGCATAACCGGCCCTTAAAACAGGTTTCTCCCGAGGCAATGCAGAAGTTTGCCAGAGCACGCTGGCCTGGAAATGTTCGGCAGCTTCGCAATGTCATTGAACGACTGGTGGTGACTCTGCCGGGGGAAGTGATTCACGCGACAGATATACCCGTTGAACTGAATCCCGAAATGTCGGCCACATCAGTTCCTGTAAAAACGCTGGTAGAAGTGACCGAAGCGGCAGAGCAGACAGCAATTACTGCGGCACTCGCTTCATGTGATTATCATCGTGAAAAAACGGCTAAACTGTTAGGGGTCAGTGTTCGCACACTACACTATAAGATGAGCCGCTACGGTTTGCATTGAACGGCGGCTGCTGTTCTGTGCTGATCATCTTACTTCTGACCCGGTACTTCACATCTCCGACTCACGAATTGATTCCATGGAAGCCTGTCTGACTGGTACGGAAATATCAACAAACCAGTCTTGATGATCATCTAAATGATCTTTGTCTGCTTTGGAAAGAATATTCTGTTCCCGGTCCGCTTTCATTTGCGCCAGAATCTCACACAATTCGTCTACCCGGGCTACCAGCTCCGGGTCGGATTGCCAGTTTAACTCACTGGTGGCATCTATTAATTCCTGGGTGACGGGGTGGTTTTTAAATATGGTGCATTGATACGTCAGCGGTCTTCCTGATGTATCCACATTAATCAGGTGATTACAGAGCAGCAGAGAACCTGAAAAAAACGCAACCAGCACAATACACAAGACAGCGGGGCTGAGCAGCAGATAATTCAACCACGAAGTAACACGTTTAAACATGGTGCCTCCTGTCGGTTTCGAATCAATTGTTTTTGAAACTGCCTGCTTTTTGTTGTGACACGAATTTTGGTTTTTCAATTTCCCGAAATGGGAGTTTTTACATGAATCATCGACGATTGTCCTGACTCTGAAAGAATCAGGAAGAGAGGGTTTTATCTGATCCTAACGTTTTGGATTAGGAATGCTAATTAATTGTGAAAATATTTCCTTATTTGTTGTAAGGCGACATTTGGTCTCAATTTGAAAGGTGGGGAATGACTCCGGCTGAGATGATATAAGCCCGGATTCGGTCTTAGCGCTCGGCCAGGGGCTGTTGGGGCTGCGAAGATTAATTTAAGCCAGTATCCCCTGTATGATCTGAGGATTGTTACCTACTCCGGTCAGACGCTCTTTCAGTCCATTGCGTTCAATAAACAGTTCTTCGTGGTTTAACCCCAGTAAATGCAGCATGGTGGTATGCCAGTCAGGAACACTGATGCGGTTTTCGACCGCAGCGAAGCCGAGTTCGTCTGTGGCGCCCCAGACCAGCCCTTTTTTCACGCCGCCACCAGCCATCCAGGTGCACAAGGCATTCTTGTTATGATCGCGACCTGATTTGCTGGCATCTTTATTCGCTGCCAGTTGGGCAATAGGTAAACGCCCCATTTCGCCACCCCACATTACCAGAGTGTCATCCAGTAAACCGCGTTGTTTCAGGTCTTGAAGTAATGCCGCCACTGGTTGATCCGTCCGCTGGCAGGCTTTTTTCAAGTTAGAAGCGATCGAACTGTGTGTATCCCAGATCTGGCTGTTGATGAATAGTTGGACAAACCTCACACCCCGCTCAACCAGACGACGTGCAATCAGGCAGCGGCGACCATAAGATTCTGTCACAGGCTGGTCGATACCATACTGTTGCTGAGTCTTCTGGGTCTCCTGTGTCAGATCAAGGGCATCGGATGCCGCGATTTGCATCCGGGCGGCCAGAGCGTAAGAGGAAATCCGCGCTTCCAGTTGATGATGGTGTGTCCGTTTTCGCTGATGAATTCGATCCAGGCGGGTAATCAGATCGCGTTCCAGTTGTGTGACTGTAGAAGGTTGTTCGTAATCGGGTTTGAGGTTCAGCACGGGCGAACCGGTGGCGCGAAAGCGTGTGCCCTGATGTTGTGCCGGCAGAAATCCTGCCTGCCAGTTTTCAATCCCGTTTACGGGAAGACCACGTGGATCATCCAGTACGACATAGGTGGGTAGATTCTGGTTTTCGCTTCCCAGTCCATAGGAAACCCAGGCGCCCAGGGAAGGGTGCCCTGTGAATTCACTGCCTGATTGGATTTTATAGAGCGCCGGTTCATGGGTTAAATTGGTCGTATACATCGATCGGATCATGGTGATTTCATCGACCTGCTCCGCCAGGTGAGGCATGATATCCGAGACCCACATCCCTGATTCGCCATGCTGTGCGAACTTGAAGGGGCTGCGCATGATCGCACCCGCCTGGGCAGGAAACTCGACTTCGCCGGCAATCTTTTGAAAGTAATCCTGGCCATGGTGTTTGTCCAGATAAGGCTTGGGATCAAACAGGTCCATCTGGCTGGGACCGCCGTTCATGAATAAATGAATGACCGATTTGGCGCGCGGCTGATGATGAGGGCCGAACTGGGGAGTCTGGTGAGCCGGCTTCGGTTTTTCCTCAGCGTACAGATCCTGTTTCAATAACCAGGTCAGGGCGGCTCCCTGCAACCCCGTGGAGACCTGCTGAAAAAAACTGCGGCGAGGAATTAGATTCTGGACAGAGCTTTCAGGATTCATACAACATTACTTTCTGCTGCAGTAATATGGATCAACAGATCCATTCAATCGATATATTGAAATTCGGCCAGATTGAAAATCGCATGACAATAATTAGTCAGCGATTTTTGAGATGCTTCCTCTGCTGTGATTTTGGGATTCGCTTTTAACCATTGCTGATTCAATGCATTCATAGTCTCTATCCCAATGGAAATATCCTCCTGAGATGCTTCCCGACCAAATGCCTGCAGGTAGATCTGTTCCACTTGAGCAGTAGAATCATTGCCAGCCTGACTGGAGACTCTTGCAGCGAAGTCAGTCGCCAGTCGATGAATCATCTGATCGTTCAATAAGTGTAACGCCTGGGGCGCCACCAGTGATTCGCCGCGTCGAATACAGTTCGGGCCCATCTGTGGATAGTCAAAGTTTTCCAGCAGCGTTGGTATCTGTGTGCGGCGTTGCAGCACATAGATGCTTCTGCGCCAGCCCTGATCGGAAACTTGGGATGTCACCAGACCATCACGGCGTACATCAACCGGATCGGCAGGCCCATAAGGAGTTTCATCCAATCGGCCTGACAGGTAGAGCAGCGTATCCCGAAGTACTTCACCTTCCATCCTCTTTAAAGGCATCCGCGAGAGCAGGCTGCCATCCGGGTCTCCGCGCAATGCCTCATCCGATACCGCTGAGGACTGTCGATAAGTCTCTGAGGTAACCATCAGCCGATGCAGGGCTTTCAGGCTCCAGTCCTGCCGCACAAATTCTGTTGCCAGCCAGTCCAGCAGCTCCGGGTGAGTCGGACGTTCTCCTGCCCGTCCAAAGTTCTCGGGTGTCTTGACAATTCCTCTGCCAAAATGATGCATCCAGATACGATTGACCATCACCCGTGCGGTCAATGGATGGTCCGGCTGACTCAGCCAGCGTGCAAACGCCAGCCGTCGTCCCCCCTTGTGAGCCACTTGACCGGGCTTGGATATCACCTCCAGCGGGTTTTGTCTGCCGGCGAGTACAGCGGGCACACCGGGTTCGACGGGGCGTCCGGGAGTGAGATAGTTTCCACGTTTCAGAATATAACTGGGGGAAGGGGTGCCCCGGGACCAGAGTGCGCGAATCCGCGGTTGAGGCTGTCTTCTAGCCTCCAATGCTTTGATCTTCTGCTGTAGCTGATCACATTTCTGTTTATACTGCGGATCAGCTTCTTCCAGCGATTTGGCCTGCTTTTCCATCTGCAGCTTCTGTGTCTGTTTTGTCAGCTTAGCGATTTCCTGCTCGATCTGCTGCACTTTGGCAGCCAGTTCCTGTTCGCGCTGATGATATTTGTCGCGTTCTTCCTTCGGGATATATGACAGCGTCCGTGGTCCCTGTGATTTGAGCCAGTCGTGTTCATCATAGGCTTCTTTGAAAACCGCAGTCAGACGATAGTAATCGCGTTGAGGAATGGGATCAAATTTATGGGAATGACAGCGGGCACACTTAATGGTTAACCCCAGCACAGCCGAACCGAGGATGTCCATCTCGTCGGCGATGACTTCCAGGCGATCCGGGACAAAGTTCGTGATGTCCGCAAACGTACGGTCGGGGGCGGTTCGCAGAAATCCTGTCGCAACCAGGCAGTCGTAAACTTCCGGCGTGATTTTTCCTGACTGGTAATCGACCAGTTCATCCCCGGCGATCTGTTCTATCAGAAAACGCGAATAAGGCTTGTCTTCATTCAAGGCCCGAATCACGTAATCACGATAGCGGTACATGTGAGGCCGCAGTTTGTCTTCATTCTGTGCACCTTCCGAATCCGCGTAGCCGGCGGCATCCAGCCAGTGCCGTGCCCACCGTTCGCCATAGCGACGGGATGCGAGCAGACGATCCACCAGTTTTTCATAGGCACGCGGATCCGTATCAATGAGAAACTGCTCGATTTCATCAGGTTGCGGAGGCAACCCGGTCAAATCAAAATAGAGTCGGCGAATTAAAGTTCGTCTGCTGGCGGCAGGAGACAGGCTCAGCCCCTTCTGTTCCAGACGCTGTAAAACAAATGCATCAATCGGATTCTGTACCCGGTCCTGCCCCTCAACTTTCGGTGGCTTTGGCTGTACGGGGGGCTGAAAAGACCAGAATTTTCGATCAGCCTCCGTTATCAGTGTTTCTTCCTCACTTCGCGGCGCATCTACTTCCGGTAATTTCAGCGCAATCCACTGCGCAAGCAGTTCCCGTTCATTGTCCGGCATCGGTTTGACGCTGGCTGAGACCAGCTTGCGCGGGGGTGGCATTTCACCTGCATGAATTCGTTTGAGCAACAGGCTGTCTGACGGATTACCCGGAATGACTGCCGGCCCGGATTTGCCCCCCTTGACAATGGATGCTTTCGTTCGCAAGTCCAGACCGGCTTCTTTGCGCCGGCCCCCATGGCAGACCACACATCGTAAATGGAGCAGGGGAATAATGTCGTGCTGCGTGACAGCAGGCGCTGATTTGACTTTTTCGCGAAAGTGGGCACCGGCGTTCAACCAGTCACGCAACTGCTGAAGTTCCTCTTTACTGAAATGTTTTTTCTCATCCGGCGGCATTTCAGATGATTCGATCATCTGAAATAACAGACTGGCGTCTGCGTCACCCGCCTGGATGATCCGCCCCGACTCACTTCCTTTGAGGATGCTCTCGGGAGAACTCAGATCCAGTCCCGCTTTTCTGGTTTTTGCATTGTGACAGCTGAGGCACTTCTCTTCGAAGAGATTTTGGATCCTGCTTTCATAAAACACAGGTGTTTGTGCGACAGGATTCTCAGCTGCAGCAGAGAAAGAGGGAAGAGTAGCGCAGAGCAGGATCGCTAACAAAACCGTTCGTGGGAAAACAGGGGGGCAATGTTCTCTGGTTGATACAAGTGGCTTCACAGCTGGAATCTCCATGATCCAATGAGCACGCTCTTTGTACAGTACAGTCTGGCTCATCTCAGCGATAAATACAAGTCCCAAAGCAAAGCCAGCGACAGGCATCCGTAACAGATTGCACACAGTATCAAGGCACCGCGCCGCCAGAGGTGAGGCCGCAGTTCTTCAGGTAGCAGCCTCGTGTTGACAATCAGGATCTGTACCGCAGCAATAGCGAGTACAGGCCCGGCGACGGCTCCCAGAATCTTGAACAGGGACAGCGCATGGCCCCAGTTCACTGCCAGCAGTCCCCAGATCGTGGCAAGCGTCAGAAAGAAGTAATACAGCCGGCTGATATTCATTCTACGGCGTTCGCGCACCTGCGGGCTGGCCACCCAGACAATATCGGTCACCGTGCGAATCAAAACATCGGTATTACTTAAATGAGTCGACATCAGCACCCAGAACCCATTCAACAGCGCCAGCCACCAGAAGCCTGACCAGAGATGTTCCGCCATGTAGCGGGCCTGGAAAGCACCTGCTGCCATGTGATCCATCTCCGTATTCTCCGGGATGACGGCTGTCGCCAGATTGACGTTCAAAAACATGCCGACCAGACACCCCATGCCCCAGAGCCAGATCTGGTCTGCAGAGACATACTTCCACCAGGATCGCCAGTTTTGGAGATTCTCGTCGGTGATGGGAAAAACCTGACCTGTTGCAGACAACTGTACTTCACTGTGACTGAAGGCACTCGAAATCGAGCCGACCCTGCTGCCCATGCCAAAACCTTTATCGCGATACCAGTTGGTAATCACCAGGTTGCCGATGCCTCCGGAGCCTGCGGTCGCAGCAAAAGCAGCCAGCAACAAAATATCAATATCAGCGGGGAGTCGTCCAAACTGAAAGAACCCACTTAAGGTTTTCAGCCAGTGTTCCAGTGGAACGAAAAGTACATTCACAACAATCAGAAACGAAAAAATGAACGCGATCATTGCCCAGGAAAAATATTCCAGCATGCGTTCAATCGTCTTGCCGCTAAGCAGGATTCCTACCGTCACCAGGATCACAACATAAGTTAAATAGCTGAGGTACGTGGCATCTCCTGCGCCGGCGATATGACCGGCAAACGCAGCGAAGAGCACAGAGGCACAACCCGCCGCCAGGGCAGGTACTCCCAGTTGGGCAATGGTGGCGAAGATGTAACCGCTGGCCCAGAAGCGGGAGCCGGGACGTAAGCGCATGATTCCCACCAGGATCGGTTCACCCGTATAAAGTGTGTACCGGATTGCTTCGAGGTTAAACAGCAACTGCAGCACAATCGCAACTGTGGCGATCCACAGAATATCCAATCCGTACTTGACCGTAATGGTCGGGCCGACCAGCCATTCACCTCCTCCAATGGAACCCGCGAGTAAAATTGCTCCGGGGCCAATCGTGCGAAATAAATTGCGAATCGTAAAGGGAGGCGGCGCGGGCAGATCGCCGGTTGTCCACGGTGCCAGATTTCCGCTCGTTGTTGCCTGTGATTCCTGATTTGAATTCGTGCTCATCACCTCTTACTTTATCTATGCAGACTACTCAAAACGCTTTATCTCGCCGCGTCTGACTGTTCGAAAACTGCTCGGTTGTGCATAATAAATATCGTTATAACAGAGACCTGCATTCAATTCATTGAAAACTATAGAAAAGAATGACTCCCATGAAATACGCGCTCGGCTTCACTTTCAACTTCTTTCTGTTTGTTTCGCTGTGCACTGCTGCGGAACCACAGGTACCCGCTGGCTGGGATGCTGCGCTCGCCGGTGATCAGGTTCTGGAACGCCTGATCACGGTCACGGGAAAACAGGTGAAGGGGGCTCACGATGCGGAATTGGTCCTGATAAACGATCACGCCTTTATCGTTGCAGAGGTCAATGATACCCGAGCCGGTGAAAGTGCCGGCTGGCCTGAAATCTACTGCGCAATGTCGATCGTAGATCTGACGTCGTTAAAAGTCGAAGCGGTCATTCCCTTCGCACGCAGCAGCCAGGAGTACGAAAATGAAACATTGCCCGTCGGTGCCTGTTTTGTACCCCGGATTCTTCAACATGATGAAAATACCCTGCGTTGTTTTTTTGCCAGTGAACAGCCCGGCAAGCGACAGGCTCAAACCTGGTATATTGATTTTGATATTCCTGCCCGTGCTTTCGAAAACAAAATCCATAAGATCAAACTGAAAACCGCTGCTGGTACCTTCGATATGCAGCCGCAGTATTTTCATGTCGATGCCGTTGCGGACGGTTTCAGGAAACCGGCTAAAGATTTCGGGCTTTATCTGTTTGATTCCTTCAAAAACTGGGAAAATCAGACTTATATCGCCATTAATAATTTTGCAGGAAAACAGAATGCACTCGCCCGTATCAATGATCAGCATGATACGATTGAAGTACTCGGGCATTACAACGAACCCCAGTCTGCACAACTGAGTGAATCGGCCATCAATCGCCTGTCCGATGGAACCTGGATGGCCATCTGCCGCAATGATGGCGGCGATCGCAATTACTATTTCACTACCAGTCAGGATGGTCATAACTGGACAGTGGGTGCACCAATTCCTGCCGTTCCCAATGGCACGAATTCAAAACCGACCTTCGATAAATTTGGTGAAGTGTATTATCTGGGTTGGCAGGAAGCGACCCGCATTGAGGGTGTGAATCGCAGCGTCTTTAACGTCGATGTCTCCCGCGATGGGAAGACCTGGCAGCGCAAGTACCGCTTCGAAACACCTCACTCATTTCAATATCCGGCTTTCGCAGAATACGAAGGAGCCATCTGGCTCTGCGTCACACAGGGAGATTCTTCTCCCAGTCGTAAAGAGCGAATCATGTTTGGTAAACTCGAAGCGAAGGGCGAGTTTGCTTCTCAAGCGGGCATGCAAAGAAAGCCGAAACCAAAACCGGTTGTTCAGCCCGCCATCATGCAGCCGGGCGTAGAACTGTTTACCGATCGTCAATACAGACTCCAGGAGGTTCCTGAGTTATTGAAAGGACTAAAGTTCCTCAAAACAACTATTGAAGGGTATGAAGTGGTCTGCAAAACAGCGGGAACTCTGTATGCCCTGACTCCCGCCAGACGGCCAGGAGCGGCGAGTCGAGTACTCGATCTGATTCGACAGGGATTTGAAAAAGTGGATCTCCCGGAATTTCCGCTCTTCCCGGGTGAAATCAATCGGGTGACTACCTGGCGAAAACAGGTAAAACAAGGAGAGCATCTGCGGTTTCAGAAACTGGTGTTACTCGTAATGGGGGCTGATACAAGCGTCGAAGTAACTGAAGCGACTCCCAGGTCGAAAAAAGAGAAACAGGCTGAGATTAAAAATATGGAACAGCTGGCCGATCTGGCGTTAGTTCCGCCCGTGGTGAATACTTCACCGCTTCCTGAATATGACTACGACAAACTTGATTACGGCATGACGATTGGCATCGAAAGAACGCCTGGCGGGCGGCTCTGGGCCTGCTGGGTGGCAGGGGGCGACAGTCCCGAGGCTTTTTTTGTACTTGCCTCCAGTGATGATGACGGGGCAAGCTGGTCACGGCCGCGTGTGGTTCTGGATTCCCATTCGCCGGATCATCCCATTGATCGCAGTATTCTGGTTGGCAATCTCTGGACCGATCCGCTCGGGCGGCTCTGGCTGATCTTTGATCAATCACTGCATATGTTCGATGGCCGGGCAGGAGTCTGGGCAACGGTATGTGAGAATCCTGATGCCGCAGATCCAAAATGGTCCAAGCCACGCCGGATCTGGCATGGAGTCACTTTAAATAAACCGACTGTGTTATCGAAGGGAGAGTGGATGCTGCCGATCTCGCTGGATCAGCGTAGCGGTTTCGGACCCTTTAAAGGTTGCTTTCAAGAGCTGGATTCCCAGCGTGGAGCGAATGTATTCGTTTCGACCGATCAGGGAGCCACCTGGCAACGCCGTGGCGCGGCAGTATTTCCCAACCCGGACTGGCACGAACATATGATCGTCGAACGCAAGGATGGTTCACTCTGGATGCTGGCGCGGACCCGAAAAGGCATTATGCAGACGATATCGACGGATGGCGGCCGAACCTGGGCGAATCCTACACAGCCTCCACAGATTCGTCAGCCCAACGCGCGTTTTCATATCCGCCGACTGGCATCAGGGCGGTTGTTGCTCATCAAGCATGGAGATAAGATTGACTCCCATCAGGGCAGGGTACAGTTAAGTGCCTGGCTCTCAGACGATGATGGTCTGACCTGGCAGGGCGGGCTGGTGATTGATGAGCGAAAAGGAATTTCCTACCCCGATGGTTTTCAGGCGCCGGATGGATCGATTTATATTTCATACGATCGCAATCGATCCACGGATGGCGAAATATTACTGGCGAAATTTACCGAGCAGGATATTCTGGCGAAAAAACTGGTGAGCCCGGAATCTAAGTTGAAGCAGCTCATCAGTAAAGCAACCCACGCGGAAAAAGATTCGCAGCAGAAGCCAGAGTAAAGAACTTCAGTCCTCTGGTTCAGCCTGCATGAAACAGCAAATTCGATCATTACCGCCTGCTGCCCGTTTAAGGCACACAGGCGGTAATGACATATCTGGGACAGGTCTTGAGATCAGGGTTTCAGCTGATGCTTGCCGCCTGCAAACTGTTGATGACAGGCATTGCAGTTTTTCAGCATGGATTGATAGTGCAGTTGAGCTGCTTTAAAATCTTTTGCTTTCGCTGATTTATAAAGCAAACCACCTGCTTTACGGACCTCAATACTGTGGGCGTCCCATTCTTTACGTTTTTTTTCAGGATCATGCAGAAGTAAAAGATTGCCCCCTTCTGCGAGAATCAGAGAGTCGGCTTTGATCGTTTTCCAGGCACTTCTGTCGGCAGGTTCTGCAGCCATCGCCTGTTTGAGTCGTTTGTAAGTGGGTTGAAAAACGTACTCCATAAACTCGTGCATATCCGGCTCAACCGGTTCGCCTGCATCTTTCTTGCCATTGGCCGGTTCTGCCTGCACGGAAGAAGACGAGTTGAATGCCAGTGTTATGCCGACCAACAGGGTGAAACAGACGGAAATGATCA is from Gimesia maris and encodes:
- a CDS encoding Nramp family divalent metal transporter, translated to MSTNSNQESQATTSGNLAPWTTGDLPAPPPFTIRNLFRTIGPGAILLAGSIGGGEWLVGPTITVKYGLDILWIATVAIVLQLLFNLEAIRYTLYTGEPILVGIMRLRPGSRFWASGYIFATIAQLGVPALAAGCASVLFAAFAGHIAGAGDATYLSYLTYVVILVTVGILLSGKTIERMLEYFSWAMIAFIFSFLIVVNVLFVPLEHWLKTLSGFFQFGRLPADIDILLLAAFAATAGSGGIGNLVITNWYRDKGFGMGSRVGSISSAFSHSEVQLSATGQVFPITDENLQNWRSWWKYVSADQIWLWGMGCLVGMFLNVNLATAVIPENTEMDHMAAGAFQARYMAEHLWSGFWWLALLNGFWVLMSTHLSNTDVLIRTVTDIVWVASPQVRERRRMNISRLYYFFLTLATIWGLLAVNWGHALSLFKILGAVAGPVLAIAAVQILIVNTRLLPEELRPHLWRRGALILCAICYGCLSLALLWDLYLSLR
- a CDS encoding sialidase family protein produces the protein MKYALGFTFNFFLFVSLCTAAEPQVPAGWDAALAGDQVLERLITVTGKQVKGAHDAELVLINDHAFIVAEVNDTRAGESAGWPEIYCAMSIVDLTSLKVEAVIPFARSSQEYENETLPVGACFVPRILQHDENTLRCFFASEQPGKRQAQTWYIDFDIPARAFENKIHKIKLKTAAGTFDMQPQYFHVDAVADGFRKPAKDFGLYLFDSFKNWENQTYIAINNFAGKQNALARINDQHDTIEVLGHYNEPQSAQLSESAINRLSDGTWMAICRNDGGDRNYYFTTSQDGHNWTVGAPIPAVPNGTNSKPTFDKFGEVYYLGWQEATRIEGVNRSVFNVDVSRDGKTWQRKYRFETPHSFQYPAFAEYEGAIWLCVTQGDSSPSRKERIMFGKLEAKGEFASQAGMQRKPKPKPVVQPAIMQPGVELFTDRQYRLQEVPELLKGLKFLKTTIEGYEVVCKTAGTLYALTPARRPGAASRVLDLIRQGFEKVDLPEFPLFPGEINRVTTWRKQVKQGEHLRFQKLVLLVMGADTSVEVTEATPRSKKEKQAEIKNMEQLADLALVPPVVNTSPLPEYDYDKLDYGMTIGIERTPGGRLWACWVAGGDSPEAFFVLASSDDDGASWSRPRVVLDSHSPDHPIDRSILVGNLWTDPLGRLWLIFDQSLHMFDGRAGVWATVCENPDAADPKWSKPRRIWHGVTLNKPTVLSKGEWMLPISLDQRSGFGPFKGCFQELDSQRGANVFVSTDQGATWQRRGAAVFPNPDWHEHMIVERKDGSLWMLARTRKGIMQTISTDGGRTWANPTQPPQIRQPNARFHIRRLASGRLLLIKHGDKIDSHQGRVQLSAWLSDDDGLTWQGGLVIDERKGISYPDGFQAPDGSIYISYDRNRSTDGEILLAKFTEQDILAKKLVSPESKLKQLISKATHAEKDSQQKPE